The Streptomyces sp. NBC_01268 genome segment CGGATCCCGCCTTCGGTGCCGGGTACAGGTACGAGGAGTGCGGTTGCCGGTCGATGGCCGTCGCCGTCCCCGCATAACGCTTGCCGGCCTTCCCCCCGGCGAACTTGACGTCGAAGGTGCCGGTGGCCGCGGCCACCGGGCTGCCGGGGTACGTCTTGGCCCACAGCCCGTCACTGCCCTGTGTGGCATCGCCGATGCCGTACGCCCCGTACAAGCCGCCGCCCGCTTCGATCAGTGCCGCGGAGCCGCCGCCGCGCACGGCGTTGCGATAGCGGACCCGGAGGGTCAGGGCCGGGAAGTCCTTGCGGAAGTCCTTGATCACCGAGCGGCAGGAGTGGCACGGGCCCATGTCGGAGTACAGGTCCAGCGTGCCCTTGCGGACGGCTCCGATGCGCCCCTTGTAGTCGGCGGTGCTCGTACATCCGAGGTGGTTGTAGATCTTGTCGGCCAGGAGGTTCACCACCTGGCGCTCGGCGTCCTTGGTGTGCTGACGCTCCCTCAGGGCACCTGTCCAGTCGGCGGGTTCGGGAATGTCCTTGTAGTAGTTGTCCCCGCGCAGCGCCTGGTGCGAGACGCTCTGGAACTCTCCTTCGAGGCCGGGATACCCGATGAAGGCGATCGAGTACGTGAGGATCGCCTTGTTCGTGAATGCGGCGGTGGTCATGGGCTGAGCTCCCCCACTCCGTCACAGGATGTACCGGGCGGCCGCCCCCGCAGGCCCGTACGCGCTGCGCGCAGGACGGGCCCGGCGGGCGGCCCCTGGTGGCTTCCCCTCCGAAGGACCCGCCAATCCCGGGTTCACGGGTGTCCGGCCCTTGGCCGGGAAGGACGCCGATCGGCCCCCTGCGCCGCTGAGTTGGTCCATGCCGACGTCCATTGGGTCCACCCCCGCGTCGGCACCAGCTACTGGGCTGCCGGGCTGAAGCCGAAGGCTTCGACCCGGCCACTTCGAGGTTCACCCTGAACGTGCCGGCCGACCCCGGCCAGAGGATCCGCTCCCTGCGGGACGCTGCCTCCTCCTGAGCGGCAAGGTGGCCACGTCCGACCTCCGCAACGTGAGAACGCGACAGGGCCGGGCGGCTAGAAAGGTTGTAGACCGGTCGATGCGTACCGAGCCCGGAGCGCGCACGCGGAGTGGGTGAGCAAGTCCGCCGCCTGGACGGAAATGGCCGGTTGAAGGCTGAACGGATCAGTCGGCGGGGGCTGAGGATGAGCCTTCGAGGTGTACGGGGGATAGGGGGCGCCGTGGAACCGGCAGAGTTGGCAGTGGCTGCGGTGAGCGTAGTGGTCGCGACGGCGACAGGAGCGGCTACCGGCCTCGGGGAAGGCCTGGGTGCCGCGGCCGCCGACTTGGTGCGTTCGCGGCTGCGCGCCACAGACCGTGGACGGGCGGCCCTCGAGCGGCTCGACGAGGACCCGGCAGCGCCGGGGGCGCGAGAGGAAGCCCAGGAGGTTCTGCGCGAGGAGATCGAAGCCGATCCTGAGTGGAGAGACCGCCTGCAGGTGCAGCTGACCTCCCGCACGACACACACCACCACGCACGTCAGCGGCGGAGTGCTGATCAGCGGCGGACGGGTGTCCCGCAACCAGATCGTGGTCGGCCCGCTGACCGTCAACAACACTCCAGGCGGCAGGGCGCTCCTCGCCGCCGTCATGGTCCTCGTTCTCGTCCTGCTCTCGCTCGGCACCTACGGAGTCGTGCAGATCGTCACGTCCGACGACGCCGCGGGTCCCTCACCGCGGAGTGCCACAACGGGGCCACTCGAAGGCCCTCCACCGAGCGAGGATGCGAGCAGCGCCACCACCCCCGATCCGGCTCCCACCACGCCTGGGTTCGACCTCAAGCGGGATGCCATGGAGGTGCTCCTCTTCCAAGACGAGATGCCGCCATGGCTGGAATACGGCGTGGTGGCCCATGTGCTGTCCGAGAGCGGGATTGGTTGCAGCACCTCAGTCGTCACCTACGCAAAGCACGACAGTCAGACGGACCTGGTGAGCTGCCACGCCGACGCCTGCGACTCCATCACCACTGCAGAGTCCACTTACAAAGACAGGGTCCGGCAACTCGATGGCTCACCCGACGACTCGGCACCACCCCAACCGGTGCCCATGGCAGACCTCGGCGACGTCTACGTCAGCTATGTACGCGAGGAGTCGATCAGCGCCAGCAAGATGCGCTTCGTGATCGTACGCACGGGAAGGATCGTCCTCAGGTTCGCGTACGGACCCATCAGTGACAAGGCCGTCTTCCCGAAGGAAATCGACACCATGATCCGCACCTTCGTGAAGAAGGCCGCGGCGAAACCGGTCGGATAGAGAGAGCAGGTGCGCGTCAGATGGTGGCCGTGGGCCAGGGGACATCGGTTTCCACTGCGGCGGTGTAGTCGATGCCGGGGACGGAGAAGCCGTAGAGCCGGCGGACTTCGTCGCTGAACCAGTCGAGGTCGGCGAGTTCTGTGATGGTGTCGCTCGTGGCCGAGCTCCAGCGTCTCGCGACGGCGTTCTGCACAGCGGGGCCGAGTTCCCAGGTGTCGAGGCGGACCCGGCCCTCGTCGTCAAGGTCAAGCGGGCGGGCTCCGGTCAGTTGGTCCCACAGCTGAACCAGTTGACCGATCGGGGCCACCACGTCATCACCGAGGACGCCGCGCAGCAGCCCGACGTACAGGGCGATGCCGGGGATGGCGGTGGACGACTGGGTGACGGCAGCAGCGTTGACCGACGTAACGGCCCGGCCGCCCAGAGTCCTCCCCAGGCGCTCGTCCAACGTGCGCGCGGTGGCTTCCACGTGGGACTTTGCCGCGCCGATGGTGCCCTGCCGGTAGATCGCCGCGGTAAGCGGCGAGCCGATGTAGGACAAGGCGGCGGTTGTGAAGCCGTCGGCGAGCAGGGACCGGTCGTCCAGGAACGTGACCCACCGTTCCCAGTCCGTGCCCCCCATCACCCTGACAGTCTGCTCGATGTCGTCGCCCTGGGCCGGTGCCGTGGTGACTTCCTTGACCTCGGGTGCCCCGTGCTCGTCGAAGACGAGGGTCTTGGTCGTGTACGGGGAGCCGATCGGCTTGAGAACCGAGGCGTACACGTCACCGGTGTCCGGGTCGCTGCGGCGAGGAGCGGCCACCGAGTAGATCAGGAAGTCGAGTCGCCCCCCGAACCGCTCGGCGAGGAGGTCGGCAACCTGCTCCTTCACCACGTCACTGAACGCGCCGCCGTTGAGAAAGACCATGTCCCGCCCGTGCTGACGCGCGAGCCGGGCGGTGGCGGCGGTGCGATACCAGCCGGCCGTTCCGGTGCGCCGCCCGGGCGCCTTCTCGAAGCACACGCCGATGCCACGGATACCGGCACGGGCCAGGCCCGCGATCGTAGCGGCCAGTCCATAGCCCGCTGACGAGCCGATGACCAGCGCCACCGGCCCCTCACCTCGGGCGGGCACCGGGCCGGGGACGGCCTGCCACATCTCGTCCACCAGCTGCCGGCAGCCACCAGGATGGGAGTCGAGGAACAGGAATCCTCGGCTCTTGGGCGCAATGACGCGTTCGCTCACAGTGTGGTGTCCCCGATGTCGTCACGGACGAAGACGCGGCGGCCACCTCGACCGCTGCGTCCTGTCAGTCTCCGGGCGTGCCGATGAGCACGGTGATCTTGACCGCCACAACGATGCCCGGCCGGGCTTGGAGGGTTCCCCACTGGCTCACACCCCCGCGGGCCGGCGATGCCCACGTCCGGTCCCGCAGGGCCGGACGGACCCGGCCGACCGAATCACGCACGCGCCATCAGCTGGGACAACGCACGGGCCCGGCAGCGCGGCCGCCAGGGCAGCCTGCCGCGGACGACCGCGAGCAGCCAAAAGACACGACGCCGCGGGCGGGCGGGTTGGCGCCAAGGGCGCGACAACGGCCGAGTCCAGGCCTGCCCCGGCAGGACAGCGGCCGGCGGGACACAGCCTCTGCCGACCCCAGGCGGCCGGCCCGGCGGCGGCCAGACACCACGCCCGGCACCGGGCAGCGACATCTCCTCGCTGGGCCCGCTGAGAAGTCCGGCGCCAGCCACTTCAGTCACCACGCTCTCGCGTGAATCCGGCTGGGAGCGTGCGGTGTGGCGACTTCCGGGGTGGCGGCCTCGGCGTGGAGGCCGGGCCACCGGTGGCCGCGCGCGTTGACCTCAGGGCCCGGCGGGGCGCAACACGTCACTCGCGTTCCGCCTGCTCACCCCTCTGACCTGGTGGTTCCCCCGCCCGTCGTATGCTTCATCGGCACTGTGCAGGGGTGAGGGTTCGGAGGGACGAAGTGAAGGAGCTCGCCAAGGCGTGGGGCTTCTGGCTCGTGCTGGGGTTCGTCACGATCGACGACCGGCACAACAGGAATCTTGCCGACACCATCTCCCTGGTCCTCTTCGCGATCGTCACCCTCGCCGTCATCGGTACGACCCTCCGCTCCCTGTACCGGTTCACCCGCGCGCTGCATCGGCTCACCGTGGCGAGACGGAGCGCGGAAGCCGACCCGACCGGCTGACCCGGCTGCCACGGAGGTGCACCACGGAGGAAGCACTGCGAGCCATGCGCCAAGCGGGTCAGGACCTGTCCTGTCGATCAACGATGTCGTCGTCCGGCAAGCTCGACGTCTGTCTGCTGCCGGAAACCGGCAGTGTGGTGGGCGGCCTTCTTCGTCTACGGTCGGTCGGCCGCCTGTCGGTTTCGACAGCCCGTGGCCACTTCGCATGGCGGCGCGCACACTAGGGGTCACGTCGTATAGGGGGAGGTAGCCATGGCATTCATCGTGCTCTTCGGTGTCTTGGGTGGGCTGGTTCTGCTGTTGGTCCTCACGCTCCTGCGCCGCAGCCGGAACCAGACGGAGACCGCCGAGGGGCTCCGCATCGAGGAACAGGCTCGCACGCAGGCAGGACGCGACCGCGTCTCCTTCAGCACGACGGCCATGCACAACGCGCCGCCCACCGCCAGCGACGCTCATCACCGCCGCCGCTGAAGCCCCGGCATAACCGGGGCCCGGCCCCCTTCTGACCGGGCACCACGTGCCTGCCCGTACTCAAGTCCCTGCTCCAAGGCCAGCCTTGCAGGAGCCAGGGTGCGCATGATCGGCCGGAGCTCCCAGACGGCGTGCCACTCGAAGAGAAAGCGCCTGAGTAGGGCGATGCGGCGAGTCACGACAGCCGGGTCGGCGCCGGGAAGGGTCGTACCCCTTGGGCTAGGGTCTGCTGCGAAAGTGGATCTTGTTCGTTGGTGATCCCGTGTCGTGGGACGTGAGGATCTGACGAATCCGGACCGGGTCCGGGCCGACGAAGCCTACGACTCCCGCAGCAACCGTTCGGGCCGTTGCCACTCGGTACGACAAACTCGCTGTCCGCTACGAAGCGACCGTCCTGGTCGCAGCCATCAACGAATGGCTGCGACCAGGACCGTACCAACGCCCCTCAGACGATATCGAATTCGTTGCCCTCGGGGTCCTGCATGGCGGCGGCGTAGAACCCCGCTTCCGGATCGTCCTTGATCCGCAGCACGGTGGCGCCGGCTTTGACCAGCCGCTCCACCGTAGCCTTGACCCGCTGCATGCGGACGTCCAGTGGGACGTCACGGCCCCCACCGACCTTCAGGTCGAAGTGCCACCGGTTCTTGGCGGCCTTCGGCTCTGGAACCTCCTGGAACCACACCCGTGGCCCGCGCCCCGCGGGATCGATGATCGACTCCGGAATGTCCCCGGCGCCGGCCGGCAACTCTTCCTCCGGCACCCCCATCGCCCCCCAATAAGCACGCCACGTGGCATGCCCGTCGGGCGCAGGCTCAGGCACGTAGCCCAGGGCCTCGGCCCAGAAGGCCACCATCCTCTGAGGATCGGAGCAGTCGATCGTCAGCTGCACTGTCATCTCCATGGCGCGAAGCATGCCAGGCAGGTCTGACAGGCGATCCACTTCACAACAGGCCCTAGCCCCATCTAATTCTGCGGGGCCCGGAAGCTGCGCACGTACGCCACCGAGATGGGCCGACAGCTGGATGTTGCGGGACATGACGTTGGTGACACAGGTGCCTCGCTGGGCGTGGGTCGGGTAGCGTGCGAGCTATGTCGAGTCCTGAGTCAGACAAGGTGGGGGCTTTCGGTCACGCCGCCAGCCCCCTGAAACCCTGAGCTTGAGCCCTGTCGTTGCGCCGCATTCTGTGGTGGACGAGTGTGCCCGTGGGGCTGGCCGCGGTGACGAGATGACCCTCTCGTGCTTCTCCTCACCTCGGAGCCTTCGATGTCTCTCCCGCTGTACCTGCTTGCCGTGGCGGTTTTCGCCATGGGCACCTCGGAGTTCATGCTCGTCGGCCTGTTGCCGGACGTCGCCTCAGATTTCGGCGTCCCCGTCGGGACCGCAGGTGTCCTCACCTCGGCCTTCGCGATCGGTATGGTCGTCGGGGCCCCTCTTGCGGCCGCGCTTGCCCGCAACTGGCCCAGGCGATCCAGCCTTCTCGCATTCGTCCTGACTTTCGCGGCAGCTCACGCCGCGGGGGCCGTCACCACCAGCTTCCCGCTCCTGTTCGCTACCCGGGTCCTTGCCGCACTCGCGAACGCAGGGTTCCTAGCCCTCGCTCTGACGGCTGCCGCCACGCTGGTCCCGCCCGACAAGAAGGGACGTGCGCTGGCCGTGCTGCTGTCGGGCACGACGGTGGCCACGATCGCCGGTGTCCCCGGAGGGTCGGTACTCGGCACGGTGCTCGGCTGGCGGGCCACATTCTGGGCAGTCGCCGCTCTCTGCCTGCCCGCGGCTCTAGGTGTCCTGAAGGGCATCGCAGCAGGACGAGTGAAGGCAGCGGCCACGGGCGGCCCTGCCTTGCGGGCGGAGCTCGCCCTGCTCACAAGGCCGCGGTTGATCCTGGTGATGCT includes the following:
- a CDS encoding deaminase domain-containing protein, with translation MTTAAFTNKAILTYSIAFIGYPGLEGEFQSVSHQALRGDNYYKDIPEPADWTGALRERQHTKDAERQVVNLLADKIYNHLGCTSTADYKGRIGAVRKGTLDLYSDMGPCHSCRSVIKDFRKDFPALTLRVRYRNAVRGGGSAALIEAGGGLYGAYGIGDATQGSDGLWAKTYPGSPVAAATGTFDVKFAGGKAGKRYAGTATAIDRQPHSSYLYPAPKAGSVPLDEVTAVLDGIALDLSAQMVPEPLMRPQSFRQWIQGIERGTVRLDCERGPVKEGRIAVAAFIKDFPKVAVEVAYPGAAAQADDCGYTNAIAQGDGTWLKSFPASS
- the fabV gene encoding enoyl-[acyl-carrier-protein] reductase FabV, with protein sequence MSERVIAPKSRGFLFLDSHPGGCRQLVDEMWQAVPGPVPARGEGPVALVIGSSAGYGLAATIAGLARAGIRGIGVCFEKAPGRRTGTAGWYRTAATARLARQHGRDMVFLNGGAFSDVVKEQVADLLAERFGGRLDFLIYSVAAPRRSDPDTGDVYASVLKPIGSPYTTKTLVFDEHGAPEVKEVTTAPAQGDDIEQTVRVMGGTDWERWVTFLDDRSLLADGFTTAALSYIGSPLTAAIYRQGTIGAAKSHVEATARTLDERLGRTLGGRAVTSVNAAAVTQSSTAIPGIALYVGLLRGVLGDDVVAPIGQLVQLWDQLTGARPLDLDDEGRVRLDTWELGPAVQNAVARRWSSATSDTITELADLDWFSDEVRRLYGFSVPGIDYTAAVETDVPWPTATI
- a CDS encoding VOC family protein: MEMTVQLTIDCSDPQRMVAFWAEALGYVPEPAPDGHATWRAYWGAMGVPEEELPAGAGDIPESIIDPAGRGPRVWFQEVPEPKAAKNRWHFDLKVGGGRDVPLDVRMQRVKATVERLVKAGATVLRIKDDPEAGFYAAAMQDPEGNEFDIV
- a CDS encoding Cmx/CmrA family chloramphenicol efflux MFS transporter; its protein translation is MSLPLYLLAVAVFAMGTSEFMLVGLLPDVASDFGVPVGTAGVLTSAFAIGMVVGAPLAAALARNWPRRSSLLAFVLTFAAAHAAGAVTTSFPLLFATRVLAALANAGFLALALTAAATLVPPDKKGRALAVLLSGTTVATIAGVPGGSVLGTVLGWRATFWAVAALCLPAALGVLKGIAAGRVKAAATGGPALRAELALLTRPRLILVMLLGALVNAATFASFTFLAPVVTATAGLDELWISVVLMLFGAGSFVGITVAGRLSDQRPGLVIAVGGPLLLVGWPALAVLADKPVALCTLVFVQGALSFALGSTLITRVLYEAAQAPTMAGSYATAALNIGAVAGPLVAATTLSTKAGSVGPLWASGLLIAVALLITFPLRTRVATSPSAEVFQ